The following coding sequences lie in one Mesorhizobium sp. DCY119 genomic window:
- the sucD gene encoding succinate--CoA ligase subunit alpha: MSILIDKNTKILVQGLTGKTGTFHTEQALAYHGTKMVGGIHPKKGGESWTGAKGETLPIFASVAEGKEKTGANASVVYVPPAGAAEAIIEAIEAEIPLIVCITEGIPVADMIKVKARLDRSTSRLIGPNCPGIVTPDQCKIGIMPGNIFRKGSVGVVSRSGTLTYEAVFQTTNAGLGQSTAVGIGGDPVKGTEFIDMLEMFLADDETKSIIMIGEIGGSAEEDAAQFLIDEAKRGRKKPMAGFIAGRTAPAGRTMGHAGAVISGGKGGAEDKIAAMEAAGIRVSPSPARLGTTLVEAIKG, from the coding sequence ATGTCCATTCTCATCGACAAGAACACCAAGATCCTGGTGCAGGGCCTGACCGGCAAGACCGGCACCTTCCACACCGAGCAGGCTTTGGCCTATCACGGCACCAAGATGGTCGGCGGCATCCATCCGAAGAAGGGTGGCGAGAGCTGGACCGGCGCCAAGGGCGAGACCCTGCCGATCTTCGCAAGCGTTGCCGAAGGCAAGGAAAAGACCGGCGCCAATGCCTCGGTCGTCTATGTGCCGCCGGCAGGTGCTGCAGAGGCGATCATCGAGGCGATCGAAGCGGAAATCCCGCTGATCGTCTGCATCACCGAAGGCATCCCGGTCGCCGACATGATCAAGGTCAAGGCGCGCCTCGACCGTTCGACGTCGCGGCTGATCGGCCCGAACTGCCCCGGCATCGTCACGCCCGACCAGTGCAAGATCGGCATCATGCCCGGCAACATCTTCCGCAAGGGCTCGGTCGGCGTTGTTTCGCGCTCCGGCACGCTTACATATGAGGCTGTGTTCCAGACGACGAATGCCGGGCTTGGCCAGTCGACTGCCGTCGGCATCGGCGGCGATCCGGTCAAGGGTACGGAATTCATCGACATGCTCGAAATGTTCCTGGCCGACGACGAGACCAAGTCGATCATCATGATCGGCGAGATCGGTGGTTCGGCCGAGGAAGACGCAGCGCAGTTCCTGATCGACGAGGCCAAGCGTGGCCGCAAGAAGCCGATGGCCGGCTTCATCGCCGGGCGCACTGCTCCGGCCGGCCGCACCATGGGCCATGCAGGCGCTGTGATCTCCGGCGGCAAGGGCGGCGCGGAAGACAAGATCGCGGCGATGGAAGCGGCAGGCATTCGCGTGTCGCCGTCGCCGGCACGTCTCGGCACGACGCTGGTCGAGGCGATCAAGGGTTAA
- a CDS encoding 2-oxoglutarate dehydrogenase E1 component, whose translation MARQDQANDQFSLTSFLYGGNADYIDALYAAYEDDPSSVDPEWQDFFASLKDDAGDIKKNAKGASWSTPSWPLQSNGELVSALDGNWGLIEKQIEKKVKDKAVANGVALSDIDVLQATRDSVRAIMMIRAYRMRGHLHANLDPLGIANPIEDYNELSPVSYGFTEADYDRKIFIDHVLGLEYASIREMLDILTRTYCSTLGVEFMHISNPEEKAWIQARIEGPDKGIAFTAEGKKAIMQKLIEAEGFEQFIDVKYKGTKRFGLDGGESLIPALEQIMKRGGALGMKDIVLGMAHRGRLNVLSQVMAKPHRAIFHEFKGGSYAPDDVEGSGDVKYHLGASSDREFDGNKVHLSLTANPSHLEIVDPVVMGKARAKQDQLYGRTPRDEIVPLEERAKVLPLLLHGDAAFAGQGVIAEILGLSGLRGHRVAGTLHFIINNQIGFTTNPRFSRSSPYPSDVAKMIEAPIFHVNGDDPEAVVYAAKVAIEFRMKFHKPVVVDMFCYRRFGHNEGDEPAFTQPIMYRNIRTHKTTVQIYGDKLIAEGHISQEEFDKMKADWRAHLESEWEVGQHYKPNKADWLDGAWSGLRTADNEDEQRRGKTAMPVKTLKEIGKKLTEVPQGFEAHKTIQRFLETRRKMIDSGEGIDWSTAEALAFGSILLDGNPIRLSGQDSERGTFSQRHSVLYDQKDENRYIPLNNLSAAQANFEVINSMLSEEAVLGFEYGYSLAEPKALTLWEAQFGDFANGAQVVFDQFISSGERKWLRMSGLVCLLPHGYEGQGPEHSSARLERFLQLCAEDNMQVAYCTTPANYFHILRRQLKRDFRKPLILMTPKSLLRHKRAVSTISEISGESAFHRLLWDDAQMLPDQAIKLTKDSKIRRVVLCSGKVYYDLYEEREKRGINDIYLLRVEQLYPFPAKALINELSRFRGAEMVWCQEEPKNMGAWSFIDPYLEWVLAHIDAKHQRVRYTGRPAAASPATGLMSKHLAQLQAFLDDALGE comes from the coding sequence ATGGCACGACAAGATCAGGCCAACGACCAGTTTTCCCTCACCTCGTTCCTCTATGGCGGCAATGCCGACTATATCGACGCGCTTTATGCCGCCTATGAGGACGATCCGTCCTCGGTCGATCCGGAGTGGCAGGATTTCTTTGCTTCGCTGAAGGACGACGCCGGCGACATCAAGAAGAACGCCAAGGGCGCTTCCTGGTCGACGCCGAGCTGGCCGCTGCAGTCGAATGGCGAACTCGTCTCGGCGCTGGACGGCAATTGGGGCCTGATCGAAAAGCAGATCGAGAAGAAGGTGAAGGACAAGGCCGTCGCCAATGGCGTGGCGCTCTCCGACATCGACGTCCTGCAGGCGACACGCGATTCCGTGCGCGCGATCATGATGATCCGCGCCTATCGCATGCGCGGCCATCTCCACGCCAATCTCGATCCGCTCGGCATCGCCAATCCGATCGAGGACTATAACGAGCTTTCGCCGGTCTCCTACGGCTTCACCGAGGCCGATTACGACCGCAAGATCTTCATCGACCATGTGCTCGGGCTCGAATATGCGAGCATCCGCGAGATGCTCGACATCCTGACGCGCACCTATTGCTCGACGCTCGGCGTCGAATTCATGCACATCTCCAACCCGGAGGAGAAGGCGTGGATCCAGGCCCGTATCGAGGGACCGGACAAGGGCATCGCGTTCACCGCCGAAGGCAAGAAGGCGATCATGCAGAAGCTGATCGAGGCCGAAGGCTTCGAGCAGTTCATCGACGTCAAGTACAAGGGCACCAAGCGCTTCGGCCTCGACGGCGGTGAATCGCTGATCCCGGCGCTGGAGCAGATCATGAAGCGCGGCGGCGCGCTCGGCATGAAGGACATCGTGCTCGGCATGGCCCACCGCGGCCGCCTCAACGTGCTTTCCCAGGTGATGGCCAAGCCGCACCGCGCCATCTTCCACGAATTCAAGGGTGGCTCCTACGCACCCGACGACGTCGAAGGCTCGGGCGACGTGAAGTACCATCTTGGCGCATCATCGGACCGCGAGTTCGACGGCAACAAGGTGCATCTGTCGCTGACGGCCAACCCGTCGCATCTGGAAATCGTCGACCCAGTGGTGATGGGCAAGGCCCGCGCCAAGCAGGACCAGCTCTACGGCCGCACGCCGCGCGACGAGATCGTGCCGCTGGAAGAACGCGCCAAGGTGCTGCCGCTGCTGCTGCACGGCGATGCTGCCTTTGCCGGCCAGGGCGTTATCGCCGAAATCCTCGGCCTGTCGGGCCTGCGCGGCCACCGCGTTGCCGGCACGCTGCATTTCATCATCAACAACCAGATCGGCTTCACGACGAACCCGCGCTTCTCGCGCTCGTCGCCCTATCCGTCTGACGTCGCCAAGATGATCGAGGCGCCGATCTTCCATGTGAACGGCGATGATCCGGAAGCGGTTGTCTATGCCGCCAAGGTGGCGATCGAATTCCGCATGAAGTTCCACAAGCCGGTGGTGGTGGACATGTTCTGCTATCGCCGCTTCGGCCACAATGAGGGCGACGAGCCGGCATTCACGCAGCCGATCATGTATCGCAACATCCGCACCCACAAGACGACGGTGCAGATCTATGGCGACAAGCTGATTGCCGAAGGCCATATCAGCCAGGAAGAGTTCGACAAGATGAAGGCCGACTGGCGCGCCCATCTCGAATCCGAGTGGGAAGTCGGACAGCATTACAAGCCCAACAAGGCCGACTGGCTGGACGGCGCATGGTCGGGCCTGCGCACGGCCGACAATGAGGACGAGCAGCGGCGCGGCAAGACGGCAATGCCGGTCAAGACGCTGAAGGAAATCGGCAAGAAGCTGACCGAGGTGCCGCAGGGCTTCGAGGCGCACAAGACCATCCAGCGCTTTCTCGAGACGCGGCGCAAGATGATCGATTCGGGTGAAGGCATCGACTGGTCGACGGCCGAGGCTCTGGCCTTCGGCTCGATCCTGCTCGACGGCAATCCGATCCGGCTTTCCGGCCAGGATTCGGAGCGCGGCACGTTTTCGCAGCGCCATTCGGTGCTTTACGACCAGAAGGACGAAAACCGCTACATCCCGCTCAACAACCTCTCGGCTGCCCAGGCGAATTTCGAAGTCATCAACTCGATGCTTTCGGAAGAGGCCGTGCTTGGTTTCGAATATGGCTACTCGCTGGCCGAGCCCAAGGCGCTGACGCTGTGGGAAGCGCAGTTCGGCGATTTCGCCAACGGCGCGCAGGTGGTGTTCGACCAGTTCATCTCGTCGGGCGAGCGCAAGTGGCTGCGCATGTCGGGTCTCGTCTGCTTGCTGCCGCATGGCTATGAGGGGCAGGGGCCGGAGCATTCGTCGGCAAGGCTGGAGCGTTTCCTGCAGCTCTGCGCTGAAGACAACATGCAGGTTGCCTACTGCACGACGCCGGCTAACTATTTCCACATCCTGCGCCGCCAGCTCAAGCGCGACTTCCGCAAGCCGCTGATCCTGATGACGCCGAAGTCGCTTCTGCGTCACAAGCGGGCGGTGTCGACGATCTCAGAGATTTCCGGCGAAAGCGCCTTCCATCGCCTGCTGTGGGACGATGCGCAGATGCTGCCGGACCAGGCCATCAAGCTCACCAAGGACTCGAAGATCCGCCGCGTCGTGCTGTGCTCGGGCAAGGTCTATTACGACCTCTACGAGGAGCGCGAGAAGCGCGGCATCAACGACATCTATTTGCTGCGCGTCGAACAGCTCTACCCGTTCCCGGCCAAGGCGCTGATCAACGAGCTGTCGCGCTTCCGTGGCGCGGAGATGGTGTGGTGCCAGGAAGAGCCGAAGAACATGGGTGCGTGGTCGTTCATCGACCCGTATCTGGAATGGGTGCTCGCCCATATCGACGCCAAGCATCAGCGCGTGCGCTATACGGGCCGCCCGGCGGCGGCATCGCCGGCAACGGGCCTGATGTCGAAGCATCTGGCGCAGCTCCAGGCGTTCCTCGACGACGCGCTCGGCGAATAA
- the odhB gene encoding 2-oxoglutarate dehydrogenase complex dihydrolipoyllysine-residue succinyltransferase, translating into MATEIRVPTLGESVSEATIGKWFKKVGDAIAADEPLVELETDKVTIEVPSPSAGTLTEIAAPEGETVGVGAILGTISAGAGAAAKPAAKAEAAKPDAVAQAAGAASASTTKEAAEKTAKIAGEGEIEERKMPPAPAAAKLLAESNASVDQVTGTGKRGQVLKGDVLDAISKGFTAPAASAPAAAPVAARAPSSASEEAREERVRMTKLRQTIARRLKEAQSTAAMLTTFNEVDMKAVMDLRTKYKDVFEKKHGVKLGFMGFFTKAVTHALKEIPAVNAEIDGTDIIYKNYAHIGVAVGTEKGLVVPVVRDADQMSIAEIEKEIGRLGLAARDGKLSVADMQGGTFTISNGGVYGSLMSTPILNAPQSGILGMHKIQDRPVVVGGQIVIRPMMYLALSYDHRIVDGKEAVTFLVRVKESLEDPERLVLDL; encoded by the coding sequence ATGGCTACCGAAATCCGCGTCCCGACCCTCGGCGAATCCGTCAGCGAGGCGACCATCGGCAAATGGTTCAAGAAGGTCGGCGACGCGATTGCTGCCGACGAACCGCTGGTCGAGCTCGAAACCGACAAGGTGACGATCGAAGTGCCGTCGCCGTCTGCCGGCACGCTGACCGAAATCGCAGCACCCGAAGGCGAGACCGTTGGCGTCGGCGCCATTCTCGGCACGATTTCGGCAGGTGCTGGTGCGGCCGCCAAGCCCGCCGCGAAGGCCGAGGCTGCCAAGCCCGACGCGGTGGCGCAGGCAGCCGGTGCTGCAAGTGCTTCGACCACCAAGGAAGCTGCCGAAAAGACCGCCAAGATCGCTGGCGAAGGCGAGATCGAAGAGCGCAAGATGCCGCCGGCTCCGGCCGCCGCCAAGCTGCTTGCCGAGAGCAATGCATCCGTCGATCAGGTGACCGGAACCGGCAAGCGCGGCCAGGTGCTGAAGGGCGATGTGCTCGACGCCATCTCCAAGGGCTTCACCGCGCCGGCCGCTTCGGCACCGGCTGCCGCTCCGGTGGCAGCGCGCGCGCCATCGTCTGCCAGCGAGGAGGCACGCGAGGAGCGCGTGCGCATGACCAAGCTGCGCCAGACCATTGCGCGCCGCCTGAAGGAAGCGCAGTCGACCGCCGCCATGCTGACGACCTTCAACGAGGTCGACATGAAGGCGGTGATGGACCTGCGCACGAAGTACAAGGACGTCTTCGAGAAGAAACACGGCGTGAAGCTCGGCTTCATGGGCTTCTTCACCAAGGCGGTGACGCATGCGCTGAAGGAAATCCCGGCGGTGAACGCCGAGATCGACGGCACCGACATCATCTACAAGAACTACGCCCATATCGGTGTCGCCGTAGGCACCGAAAAAGGCCTCGTCGTGCCGGTGGTGCGCGATGCCGACCAGATGTCGATCGCCGAGATCGAGAAGGAAATCGGCCGGCTCGGTCTGGCTGCCCGCGACGGCAAGCTGTCGGTCGCCGACATGCAGGGCGGCACCTTCACCATCTCCAATGGCGGAGTCTACGGCTCGCTGATGTCGACGCCGATCCTGAATGCGCCGCAGTCGGGCATTCTCGGCATGCACAAGATCCAGGACCGTCCGGTGGTCGTCGGCGGGCAGATCGTCATCCGCCCGATGATGTATCTGGCGCTGTCCTACGATCACCGCATCGTCGACGGCAAGGAAGCCGTGACCTTCCTGGTACGCGTCAAGGAAAGCCTGGAGGATCCGGAACGGCTGGTGCTGGACCTCTGA
- a CDS encoding VOC family protein: protein MAFEPNIPPIQVHLCVKGGREAIAFYEKAFDAVETFEQMADDGVRVLHANLSMFGSEVMLHDEFPEFGGDVLSPLSRGGAGLSININLPTPSDVDSAVEQAAAAGAVITMAPEDAFWGSRYARITDPFGHVWAFNAPLEKQS from the coding sequence ATGGCCTTCGAACCCAACATTCCGCCGATCCAGGTGCATCTCTGCGTCAAGGGCGGCAGGGAAGCGATCGCGTTCTACGAGAAAGCCTTTGACGCGGTCGAAACCTTCGAGCAGATGGCCGATGACGGCGTGCGGGTGCTGCACGCCAATCTGTCGATGTTCGGCTCCGAGGTCATGCTGCATGACGAATTCCCGGAATTCGGCGGTGATGTGCTGTCGCCGCTGAGCCGTGGCGGAGCGGGGCTGTCCATCAACATCAATTTGCCCACGCCGTCGGATGTGGATAGCGCAGTGGAACAGGCGGCGGCTGCAGGTGCTGTGATAACCATGGCGCCGGAAGATGCGTTCTGGGGCTCGCGCTATGCCAGGATCACCGATCCCTTCGGCCATGTCTGGGCCTTCAACGCGCCATTGGAGAAGCAATCGTGA
- a CDS encoding SDR family oxidoreductase: MTGVAKSVLVTGGGRGIGAAICRLAAERGYRVAVNYASNADAAEKLVAEITAKGGEAFAVKGDVGSEKDVLAMFAAVDARFGSLDALVNNAGIVDVKARVDEMSLSRLERMMRINVIGSMLCAREAVKRMSTRHGGKGGAIVNISSVAATVGSPGEYVDYAASKGAIDTFTVGLSKEVALEGIRVNAVRPGIVDTEIHASGGQPDRVERLKGMIPMGRGGTAEEIANTVLWLLSDEASYATGALVNISGGR, translated from the coding sequence ATGACCGGCGTGGCAAAATCCGTCCTCGTCACCGGCGGCGGCCGGGGCATCGGTGCCGCGATCTGCCGGCTGGCGGCCGAGCGTGGATACCGGGTCGCGGTCAATTACGCGTCCAACGCCGATGCCGCCGAAAAGCTGGTTGCCGAGATCACGGCGAAGGGCGGCGAGGCCTTTGCGGTGAAGGGCGATGTCGGCAGCGAGAAGGACGTGCTGGCGATGTTTGCTGCGGTCGACGCCCGCTTCGGCTCGCTGGATGCGCTGGTCAACAATGCCGGGATCGTCGATGTCAAAGCCCGCGTCGACGAAATGTCGCTGTCACGGCTGGAGCGCATGATGCGCATCAACGTCATAGGCTCGATGCTGTGCGCCCGCGAGGCGGTGAAGCGCATGTCGACGCGCCACGGCGGCAAGGGCGGCGCGATCGTCAACATATCGTCCGTCGCGGCCACCGTTGGTTCGCCGGGTGAATATGTCGACTATGCCGCGTCGAAAGGCGCTATCGACACCTTCACGGTGGGCCTTTCCAAGGAAGTGGCCCTGGAAGGCATACGGGTCAATGCCGTGCGGCCGGGCATCGTCGATACCGAAATCCATGCGTCCGGCGGCCAGCCGGATCGCGTCGAACGGCTGAAGGGCATGATTCCCATGGGACGGGGCGGGACGGCCGAAGAAATTGCAAATACCGTGCTCTGGCTTCTATCGGATGAAGCGTCCTATGCGACGGGCGCGTTGGTGAACATTAGTGGTGGGCGCTAA
- the lpdA gene encoding dihydrolipoyl dehydrogenase — protein sequence MAYDVVVIGTGPGGYVCAIKAAQLGLKTAVVEKRPTHGGTCVNVGCIPSKALLHASEMFAEVSHFDALGVEVGKPKLNLKQMLAHKDQTVDQNVKGLDFLMKKNKIDVLRGTGKIVAAGKVSVTGDDGKVQDVETKNIVIATGSDVAGIPGVKVDIDEKVIVSSTGALDFAKVPATMIVVGGGVIGLELGSVWSRLGTKVTVVEYLDTILGGMDGEVAKQFQRMLAKQGFEFKLSSKVTGVVKSKKGATVTFEPVKGGDAETIEADVVLIATGRKPYTEGLGLAEAGVELDERGRVKTDGHLKTNVPGIYAIGDVIAGPMLAHKAEDEGVAVAEIIAGQAGHVNYDVIPGVVYTSPEVASVGKTEEELKKAGIDYKVGKFPFTANGRARAMLKTDGFVKILADKATDRVLGAHIVGFGAGEMIHEAAVLMEFGGSSEDLARTCHAHPTMSEAVKEAALATFFKPIHI from the coding sequence ATGGCTTATGATGTGGTGGTGATTGGAACCGGCCCCGGCGGCTATGTGTGCGCCATCAAGGCGGCGCAGCTTGGCCTGAAGACCGCAGTGGTCGAGAAGCGGCCCACCCATGGCGGCACCTGCGTCAATGTCGGCTGCATTCCCTCCAAGGCGCTGCTGCACGCTTCCGAGATGTTTGCCGAGGTTTCGCATTTCGACGCGCTCGGTGTGGAGGTCGGCAAGCCGAAGCTGAACCTCAAGCAGATGCTTGCGCACAAGGACCAGACGGTCGACCAGAACGTCAAGGGCCTCGATTTCCTGATGAAGAAGAACAAGATCGACGTGCTGCGCGGAACCGGCAAGATCGTTGCCGCCGGCAAGGTTTCGGTGACCGGCGATGACGGCAAGGTCCAGGACGTCGAGACGAAGAACATCGTGATCGCCACAGGCTCGGATGTCGCCGGCATTCCCGGCGTCAAGGTCGATATCGACGAGAAGGTCATCGTGTCGTCCACCGGCGCGCTCGATTTCGCCAAGGTGCCTGCCACGATGATCGTGGTTGGCGGCGGCGTCATCGGGCTGGAGCTTGGCTCGGTCTGGTCACGTCTTGGTACCAAGGTGACGGTGGTCGAATATCTCGACACCATCCTCGGCGGCATGGATGGCGAGGTGGCAAAGCAGTTCCAGCGCATGCTGGCCAAGCAGGGTTTCGAGTTCAAGCTGAGCTCGAAGGTCACCGGCGTGGTGAAATCGAAGAAGGGTGCAACCGTCACTTTCGAGCCGGTCAAGGGCGGCGACGCCGAGACGATCGAGGCCGATGTCGTGCTGATCGCGACGGGCCGCAAGCCCTATACGGAAGGGCTCGGCCTTGCCGAGGCCGGCGTCGAGCTCGACGAGCGCGGCCGGGTGAAGACCGACGGGCATCTGAAAACCAATGTGCCGGGCATCTATGCCATCGGCGACGTGATCGCCGGCCCGATGCTGGCGCACAAGGCCGAGGACGAAGGCGTCGCGGTTGCCGAGATCATCGCCGGGCAGGCCGGTCATGTGAATTACGATGTCATTCCCGGCGTCGTCTATACGAGCCCGGAAGTGGCTTCGGTCGGCAAGACCGAGGAAGAGCTGAAGAAGGCCGGCATCGACTACAAGGTTGGTAAGTTCCCGTTCACGGCCAATGGCCGCGCGCGCGCCATGCTGAAGACAGACGGTTTCGTGAAAATCCTCGCCGACAAGGCGACAGACCGCGTGCTGGGCGCGCATATCGTCGGCTTCGGCGCCGGCGAGATGATCCACGAGGCGGCGGTGCTGATGGAGTTCGGCGGCTCGTCGGAAGACCTCGCCCGCACCTGCCACGCGCACCCAACCATGTCGGAAGCCGTGAAGGAGGCAGCACTCGCGACCTTCTTCAAGCCGATCCATATCTGA
- a CDS encoding DUF2867 domain-containing protein, which produces MPAVQSFSNPDKLLPGTRFADRYSVVVKGQSLDAITASQRVFLKSPAWVGRLMALRNLLVKPFGLKTGAGDLPQQQRRIGMFPVLSQTASRVVMGLDDRHLDFRLLVDVKDLGEGRQEVSASTLVAPHNRFGRTYLAIIMPFHRIIVPAMLARIGRG; this is translated from the coding sequence ATGCCTGCGGTACAAAGCTTTTCAAACCCGGACAAATTGCTGCCGGGTACGCGCTTCGCCGATCGTTATAGCGTTGTGGTCAAGGGACAATCGCTTGATGCAATCACGGCGTCCCAGCGGGTGTTCCTCAAAAGTCCGGCTTGGGTCGGACGGCTGATGGCGCTGCGCAACCTGCTGGTCAAACCGTTCGGGTTGAAAACCGGCGCTGGCGATCTTCCGCAACAGCAGAGACGGATCGGGATGTTTCCGGTCCTGAGCCAGACCGCATCGCGTGTGGTGATGGGGCTGGACGATCGACATCTCGATTTCAGGCTGCTGGTCGATGTGAAAGACCTTGGCGAGGGCAGGCAGGAGGTCAGCGCGTCGACGCTGGTCGCTCCGCACAACCGGTTTGGCCGGACCTACCTGGCGATAATCATGCCGTTCCACCGGATCATCGTACCGGCCATGCTGGCGCGAATTGGGAGAGGTTAA
- a CDS encoding TraB/GumN family protein: MKRISAIADRTALTALAAFAALNVLFLISFVVVTFLAIGKAHAEAPACKGTDMLVALQKSDPALLEKIKAEAAQTVNGQGLLWKLEKPGEKPSFLFGTMHMTDPRVTSLTPAAQKAFDAADTVVIETTEVIDQAKMMAAIMKEPDLTMFTDGTTLTSLLSPEDAATVDKALEARGIPPASVAKMKPWMLSAVVALPACELARKAQGAPVLDIKLAKDAEASGKTLEGLETIADQLRAMASLPLDFHMKGLVETLKLGDRMDDVTETMIVLYQKGEIGMFWPLFRAVLPSGESDDAGYADFEETMVTARNRVMVEHAEPILARGNAFIAVGALHLPGDNGLVELFRKDGFTVTAVDR; the protein is encoded by the coding sequence ATGAAACGCATATCCGCCATTGCCGACCGCACCGCGCTCACTGCACTTGCCGCGTTTGCTGCGCTCAACGTGCTGTTTTTGATTTCCTTTGTCGTCGTGACGTTCTTGGCCATCGGCAAGGCCCATGCCGAGGCACCGGCCTGCAAGGGCACCGACATGCTGGTGGCCCTCCAGAAAAGCGACCCGGCACTGCTGGAAAAGATCAAGGCGGAAGCCGCCCAGACCGTCAACGGCCAGGGCCTTTTGTGGAAGCTGGAAAAGCCCGGCGAAAAGCCGTCCTTCCTGTTCGGCACCATGCACATGACCGACCCGCGCGTCACCTCGCTGACGCCGGCGGCGCAAAAGGCTTTCGATGCCGCCGACACGGTCGTCATCGAAACGACGGAGGTTATCGATCAGGCCAAGATGATGGCCGCGATCATGAAGGAACCCGACCTCACAATGTTCACCGACGGCACGACCTTGACCTCGCTGCTGTCACCCGAAGACGCCGCGACCGTCGACAAGGCGCTGGAAGCGCGGGGCATTCCGCCGGCAAGCGTCGCCAAGATGAAGCCGTGGATGCTGTCTGCAGTCGTTGCGCTGCCGGCTTGCGAACTTGCCCGCAAGGCTCAAGGCGCGCCGGTGCTCGACATCAAGCTCGCCAAGGACGCCGAGGCCTCCGGCAAGACGCTCGAAGGGCTGGAGACCATAGCCGACCAGCTTCGCGCCATGGCTTCGCTACCACTCGACTTCCACATGAAGGGTCTGGTCGAGACGCTGAAGCTCGGCGACCGTATGGACGATGTCACCGAAACCATGATCGTGCTCTACCAGAAGGGCGAGATCGGCATGTTCTGGCCGCTGTTCCGCGCCGTTCTGCCGAGTGGCGAAAGCGACGATGCCGGCTACGCCGATTTCGAGGAAACCATGGTCACCGCGCGCAACCGCGTGATGGTCGAACATGCCGAGCCCATTCTTGCACGCGGCAATGCCTTCATCGCCGTCGGCGCACTGCATTTGCCGGGTGATAATGGCCTGGTCGAACTCTTCCGCAAGGACGGTTTTACCGTCACTGCCGTGGACCGTTAA
- a CDS encoding tyrosine recombinase XerC, with the protein MQQEFLIAARPDLQSAREQWLKALAGERRLSALTVDAYERDTRQFFQFLTGHCGGAPGISDIKDLRPADLRAFLASRRSGGAGARTLGRGLAGIRSLLRFMERKGLVNAAGAAALRAPKQPKSLPKPLTAIDARRVVSADGQLAEEPWVAARNAAVLTLLYGSGLRISEALGLTGLDLSSPSDTILRITGKGGKTRLVPVLPVALQAVAEYRKLCPYHLGPETPLFRGTRGGPLNPAIIQREMQKLRSALNLPETATPHALRHSFATHLLGRGGDLRTIQELLGHASLSTTQVYTGVDTARLLEIYEAAHPRA; encoded by the coding sequence ATGCAGCAGGAATTCCTCATCGCCGCCCGGCCCGACCTCCAGTCGGCGCGGGAGCAATGGCTGAAGGCGCTGGCTGGAGAACGCCGGCTGTCGGCTTTGACGGTCGATGCCTATGAGCGCGACACGCGCCAGTTCTTCCAGTTCCTCACCGGCCATTGTGGCGGCGCGCCCGGCATCTCCGATATAAAAGACCTTCGCCCCGCCGACCTGCGCGCCTTCCTGGCCTCGCGCCGCAGCGGTGGCGCCGGCGCACGCACGCTTGGGCGCGGCCTTGCCGGCATCCGTTCCCTCCTGCGGTTCATGGAACGAAAAGGCCTCGTCAATGCCGCGGGTGCTGCAGCCTTGCGCGCGCCGAAACAGCCGAAGTCGCTGCCCAAGCCGTTGACCGCAATCGACGCCAGGCGCGTCGTATCGGCAGACGGCCAGCTTGCAGAAGAGCCGTGGGTCGCAGCCCGCAATGCCGCCGTGCTGACGCTGCTCTATGGTTCGGGCCTGCGCATTTCCGAAGCGCTCGGCCTTACCGGGCTGGACCTTTCCAGCCCTTCGGACACGATCCTGCGCATCACCGGCAAGGGCGGCAAGACGCGGCTTGTTCCCGTCCTGCCGGTGGCGCTTCAGGCGGTGGCCGAATACCGCAAGCTCTGCCCCTATCATCTAGGGCCGGAGACGCCGCTGTTTCGCGGCACACGCGGCGGGCCGCTCAACCCGGCGATCATCCAGCGCGAAATGCAGAAGCTGCGCTCCGCCCTCAACCTGCCCGAAACGGCGACGCCGCATGCGCTGCGCCATTCCTTCGCCACCCATCTGCTCGGGCGTGGCGGCGACCTGCGCACCATCCAGGAACTGCTTGGCCACGCCAGCCTGTCGACGACCCAGGTCTACACCGGCGTCGACACCGCGCGGCTGCTTGAAATCTACGAAGCCGCGCATCCGCGCGCCTGA